The Schistocerca nitens isolate TAMUIC-IGC-003100 chromosome 7, iqSchNite1.1, whole genome shotgun sequence genome contains a region encoding:
- the LOC126195246 gene encoding ankyrin repeat domain-containing protein 27-like yields MESYDEDLNENPFFHMLQTEHTELFQKATVEGWIICVPCEGSVPKYALTVEDFFSHILIPSDELPESHFRTLNDRDVRICNRVVTVEENDISRPLTTHILFEETYYTDDLLKYKVLCLEHPLERHSDFGPVSSNSSVVISIQTLRDCIDLLWTESRGRDVLEKIDQLIRDFLSCNNNLEFEPLQVQKDLVGSLYTICLQNALRDSRLRERTSTNKHLLENVKLAVETYMLHTVYKKVIKGVTACTAHDDANLNKIIRNLSDIQLRDLGVRQDLYDTVPWAKQELARIDGYSTVLGKVGCLKRMLGAITKQHPSKNSPDLFVGNVIAADDLLPMIVFLVIKTGLPNWIAHLTFMKQFHFSNPSKCQVDEYSFLITSLEAAIEHINSGLFLGSSIPEAQIVYEEKYDKYKKADEEQQRMSTEPSGIEYLFEQIKLGNESEVKGTLDRSIGSNCMRESSSKKNDIILKLCHPLCSCDKCESIISKSLCNTTPTINSCDDRGFTALHVACMFGRPTMVDLLLKYGSNVNACDYSGSTPVHYAAAKGYQNALLLLAHAGAHIDIADNEGNTPLHLACNNGHEGCVKAIIYFAEHVGLKLNINCANSQGNTALHNAARWGYEGIVHLLLENGARPGAENKRHITPLDYAHNIHITRLLMRAIKTMPPSGLMPGSSNGIVTNLTSKSKELHVAASSKKTLDFSDSVKPRKVSGASLQKGSKTKKVFYGVLPETTQGMRNVEKLLKAVAAGDTRLACYYMGLDANDEAASQKAAQPEQQHEKCHPLCTCEKCQPENDVNSDENGTDEEHSHHILDVNVCDGEGFTPLHVAAMHGRLDLTRLLIDAGALVDVRTRTKAATPLHFACQNQRLQVVQLLLRRSADPDIQDWHGNTALHYACYVGNIRLVETLLQLASPRLDLKNASGKSAVQEAEEKMALTIVKLLRGGKQFVVNGDESKDY; encoded by the coding sequence ATGGAATCGTACGATGAAGATCTCAATGAAAATCCTTTTTTTCACATGTTGCAGACGGAACACACAGAATTGTTTCAGAAAGCAACTGTCGAAGGATGGATAATTTGTGTACCGTGTGAAGGATCAGTGCCAAAGTACGCTCTTACCGTAGAGGATTTTTTTAGCCACATCTTAATTCCTAGCGACGAATTACCAGAGAGTCATTTTAGAACGCTAAATGATCGGGACGTCCGTATTTGTAATCGTGTGGTTACAGTGGAAGAAAACGATATTTCGAGACCCTTGACAACTCATATTCTGTTCGAAGAAACGTATTACACAGATGATCTATTGAAGTATAAAGTATTATGTTTAGAACACCCACTTGAACGTCATTCAGATTTTGGTCCAGTGAGCAGTAACTCCTCAGTCGTCATTAGTATTCAGACTTTGAGGGACTGTATAGACTTGTTGTGGACGGAAAGTAGAGGTAGGGATGTACTTGAAAAAATTGATCAGTTGATTCGTGATTTTCTTTCGTGTAATAATAATTTGGAGTTCGAACCGCTTCAAGTGCAGAAAGATTTAGTTGGTAGTCTGTACACAATTTGTTTACAGAATGCTCTAAGAGACAGCCGTCTACGAGAAAGAACAAGTACAAATAAACATCTTCTTGAGAATGTTAAATTAGCAGTGGAAACCTACATGCTTCACACTGTGTATAAGAAGGTAATAAAAGGTGTAACAGCCTGTACTGCTCATGACGACGCCAATTTGAATAAAATCATTAGGAATCTTTCAGATATCCAGTtgagagatttaggtgttcgtcAAGATCTATATGATACTGTGCCATGGGCGAAGCAGGAACTCGCTCGTATTGATGGGTACAGTACTGTATTGGGCAAGGTTGGATGTCTGAAACGTATGTTGGGAGCCATCACAAAGCAACATCCTAGCAAGAACAGTCCTGACCTTTTTGTTGGTAATGTTATTGCTGCAGATGATCTGTTGCCTATGATAGTTTTCCTTGTAATTAAAACTGGTCTACCTAACTGGATTGCTCACTTGACGTTTAtgaaacagtttcatttttcaAATCCGTCTAAATGTCAAGTGGATGAATATAGTTTCTTAATTACATCTTTAGAAGCTGCAATTGAACACATTAACTCTGGTCTTTTCCTAGGATCTTCCATTCCAGAAGCTCAAATAGTTTATGAAGAAAAATATGACAAATACAAGAAGGCTGATGAGGAACAACAGAGAATGTCTACTGAGCCTAGTGGTATTGAATACTTGTTTGAACAGATAAAACTTGGAAATGAAAGTGAGGTGAAAGGCACTCTGGATAGAAGCATTGGTTCAAATTGTATGAGAGAATCATCTTCCAAGAAAAATGATATAATATTGAAATTATGCCATCCATTATGTTCCTGTGATAAATGCGAGAGTATCATTTCGAAAAGCTTGTGCAACACTACTCCCACAATTAATTCATGTGATGACAGAGGTTTCACAGCACTCCATGTGGCCTGCATGTTTGGGCGCCCAACTATGGTTGATCTTCTTCTGAAGTATGGTTCTAATGTTAATGCCTGTGACTATAGTGGTTCAACTCCTGTGCATTATGCTGCTGCCAAAGGTTATCAGAATGCACTGTTACTGTTGGCCCATGCAGGTGCACACATAGATATTGCTGACAATGAAGGCAATACTCCACTTCATTTGGCATGTAATAATGGCCACGAAGGCTGTGTGAAGGCAATCATATATTTTGCTGAACATGTTGGactgaaattaaatattaattGTGCAAATAGTCAAGGTAATACTGCTCTTCATAATGCTGCTCGCTGGGGTTATGAGGGTATTGTCCATTTGCTTTTGGAAAATGGGGCACGGCCAGGAGCAGAGAATAAACGCCACATAACACCCCTTGATTATGCCCACAACATCCACATTACAAGGCTTCTGATGAGGGCCATAAAAACCATGCCACCAAGTGGTCTAATGCCTGGTAGTAGTAATGGCATTGTAACAAACCTCACATCAAAAAGCAAAGAACTCCATGTAGCAGCTTCATCAAAGAAGACTCTTGATTTCAGTGACAGTGTGAAACCCAGGAAAGTGTCAGGTGCATCACTGCAGAAAGGTTCGAAGACAAAAAAAGTATTTTATGGAGTCTTGCCCGAGACCACACAGGGGATGCGGAATGTAGAGAAGCTTCTGAAAGCAGTAGCTGCTGGTGACACAAGACTTGCTTGTTATTACATGGGACTTGATGCTAAtgatgaagctgcatcacagaaggCAGCACAGCCAGAACAACAGCATGAAAAATGTCACCCATTATGCACTTGTGAAAAGTGTCAACCGGAAAATGATGTTAATTCAGATGAAAATGGAACTGATGAAGAGCACTCACACCATATACTTGATGTGAATGTTTGTGACGGTGAGGGCTTTACACCATTACATGTTGCAGCTATGCATGGGCGTTTAGATCTTACACGTTTGCTGATTGATGCTGGTGCACTTGTAGATGTAAGGACTCGGACCAAAGCTGCAACACCACTCCACTTTGCTTGTCAAAATCAGAGACTTCAAGTTGTGCAGCTTTTGTTAAGGCGGTCTGCAGATCCAGATATTCAGGATTGGCATGGGAACACAGCTTTGCATTATGCTTGTTATGTTGGCAACATAAGACTTGTTGAAACGTTGTTGCAGCTTGCATCTCCAAGGTTGGATTTGAAGAATGCATCGGGTAAATCAGCAGTACAGGAAGCTGAAGAGAAGATGGCTCTTACCATTGTCAAACTGTTGCGTGGAGGGAAGCAGTTTGTTGTAAATGGAGATGAGAGTAAAGACTACTGA